Proteins from one Rhizoctonia solani chromosome 5, complete sequence genomic window:
- a CDS encoding hAT family dimerization protein, with amino-acid sequence MLQIQRDRPPPPVARSTLLACQAARAQSSGYLRVVTAGVNLRRASDASSPGPRPLSLTSSTSETVSWDNGPSPFKVEKRNQQIVQEEYQCYLDEPFVGQETMGSLDLVEYWINHQYTYPILYQMAMNVLPAQASSVLSEQVFLSSKLTVTAQRTRLSASNVEYLQVLKHTLRRRRRDHLDGVTETGIEIEPDGLDFVSHLFESVTCEDEE; translated from the exons ATGCTGCAAATTCAACGAGATCGGCCGCCGCCGCCTGTTGCACGTTCAACATTATTGGCTTGTCAAGCTGCCCGAGCCCAGAGCTCCGGATATCTGCGAGTCGTTACTGCAGGCGTAAATCTGCGCCGTGCATCCGATGCATCCAGCCCAGGCCCGCGGCCTCTGTCCTT AACTTCTAGTACATCAGAGACGGTCAGCTGGGACAATGGGCCAAGCCCCTTCAAGGTTGAAAAGCGCAACCAACAAATCGTGCAGGAAGAGTACCAGTGCTACCTTGACGAGCCCTTCGTTGGCCAAGAGACGATGGGTAGCTTGGACCTGGTAGAGTACTGGATT AATCATCagtatacatacccaatACTGTACCAGATGGCGATGAACGTCCTCCCTGCGCAAGCCTCGTCTGTATTATCTGAACAAGTATTCTTGTCGAGCAAGTTGACTGTAACTGCTCAGAGAACTCGCCTCTCTGCTTCGAACGTCGAATATCTGCAAGTTTTGAAGCACACGTTGCGTCGGCGCCGCAGAGACCATCTGGACGGTGTTACAGAGACTGGGATTGAGATCGAGCCCGATGGTCTCGATTTTgtctctcatctgtttgagaGCGTGACTTGCGAGGATGAAGAGTAG
- a CDS encoding RNA polymerase II-associated protein 3 has product MAAAEHKEKARDYPVAIGHYTSAILADGTDPTFPLNRAAAYLKLNKNEDAERDCTLVLKLQENNVKALFRRAQARVALGKLQDARADLVAAAKAEPGNAAVRTEFTKVEALISEAAKKAKTGKGTPISLPTRAPATSESSETPYRRRVPIGIVDDDAPEKGENDEAAKSKATSAVASLKSILKNTSPSLSDHQATTPPTTPKADNLLTPVSTRTLPSSEVSSQKNPTPPSSASNRNPTQPSPPPLTKPPTPPSLPTTSAPSSNALTTPSEPPTKKDTDEPPPAFPLQPDSTPPTLLGFLQKWSNTRTDADRASILFTVPPVSIPTLFGPTLESPLLGTILSALSWALVSAPNLPAADIPRRTLAYMTALAQVPRFSTLVLFLDAAEKKSAKNVWNLLEKSGLGVDLEKEKKKWGC; this is encoded by the exons ATGGCCGCCGCAGAACACAAAGAAAAGGCGC GCGACTATCCTGTTGCCATCGGCCACTACACGAGTGCAATTCTCGCGGATGGCACAGACCCGACATTTCCCCTGAATCGAGCCGCGGCGTATCTTAAACTCAACAA GAACGAGGATGCGGAACGGGATTGCACACTCGTGCTCAAGCTCCAAGAAAATAATGTAAAGGCCCTATTCAGGCGTGCACAAGCACGAGTAGCCCTTGGAAAGTTACAAGACGCACGAGCAG ATCTCGTGGCAGCTGCCAAGGCGGAGCCAGGAAATGCTGCCGTCCGTACAGAGTTCACCAAGGTAGAGGCGCTGATATCCGAAGCAGCCAAAAAG GCCAAAACGGGAAAAGGGACACCAATTTCACTTCCTACACGCGCTCCCGCTACATCCGAGTCGTCGGAGACACCGTACCGACGAAGAGTACCCATTGGTATAGTGGATGATGATGCACCTGAGAAAGGAGAAAACGACGAAGCAGCCAAGTCAAAGGCCACGTCGGCTGTCGCATCGTTGAAGAGTATTTTGAAAAATACATCTCCTTCTCTCTCTGATCACCAAGCCACCACCCCTCCTACAACTCCAAAGGCGGATAATCTCCTCACCCCCGTTTCGACACGGACATTGCCATCTTCGGAAGTTTCCTCACAAAAGAATCCAACTCCCCCTTCGTCAGCTTCGAATCGAAATCCTACTCAACCGTCACCACCCCCTCTGACTAAACCGCCAACTCCGCCTTCCCTTCCCACAACTTCTGCGCCATCTTCCAATGCCCTGACCACGCCATCAGAGCCTCCAACAAAAAAGGACACCGACGAACCACCTCCAGCATTCCCCCTCCAACCAGACTCGACACCTCCCACACTCTTGGGATTCCTACAGAAATGGTCAAATACACGTACAGATGCAGATAGAGCCTCGATTCTTTTC ACCGTCCCGCCTGTATCTATTCCAACGCTTTTTGGCCCAACCCTCGAGTCACCGCTCCTAGGTACAATACTAAGTGCTCTATCATGGGCACTTGTCTCTGCTCCCAATTTACCTGCGGCCGATATACCTCGGCGAACTCTGGCCTATATGACCGCCCTGGCTCAGGTACCCCGATTCTCGACTCTTGTTCTCTTCCTCGATGCAGCCGAAAAGAAATCTGCCAAGAATGTATGGAATTTGTTAGAGAAGAGTGGATTGGGCGTGGatttggaaaaggaaaagaagaAATGGGGGTGTTGA
- a CDS encoding CS domain-containing protein codes for MAPVFSANNALLNPKFDGYKLKILEQKDCVQSFQLPSPGVTQSTVSGRRIIPFTEVSARIKHNHLKLGNNGLLYVDQSGGVVSVEFDGNFAPTFRNIFEIPQEVSSIKSDLTEYPVALEISSDRMLVSDGSGRLYLSGTEEVYELTDKSGTLIPCRLLHTRQTETGLEVLITRRGPIPDAASKDAQTYELVALRLSSGTLREIWSLLGTSLPADIQYDHASEEYIISSPSPFRPSTAPEVLEPTPTKDEMAPIPRAGENLDTASTTNDQTTPIPPPHAYSWTQTEDSVTVMFPLPSSTPKSAIRVTLSKSYLTLHIISSSASSIPLPKYAQCPWWAEIDSGASLWTWEHTPDERESKVGLLTLHLEKKHTETRWSHVFSQSSNEPEVPETLDPSELANIREALEKYTSEMAGDMPSLANPDADEELDAPGQVGQRVLVMRVGAQTGKVEVDQREVSLLSSPVSSPKSGPPSLVVRRDIDGLLFTRSTSHWEHESTYSALSFVLASKRDTRFVLHHKDKMVLAFESGSTHGTGNVYVYRGHGKAKSQFSEQSVLGIADKESGSLLGVVMLKEGVFCCLCERRLIVLKGIV; via the exons ATGGCACCCGTGTTCTCTGCCAACAATGCCCTTCTGAACCCTAAATTCGATGGATACAAACTGAAAATACTAGAACAAAAAGACTGCGTCCAAAGTTTCCAGCTTCCTTCACCTGGGGTAACACAATCAACGGTTTCTGGAAGACGAATTATCCCGTTCACCGAAGTTTCTGCACGCATCAAACATAACCACTTGAAACTGGGTAATAATGGTCTATTGTACGTTGATCAGAGCGGAGGAGTTGTATCGGTTGAGTTTGAT GGTAATTTTGCGCCTACATTCCGAAACATATTTGAGATACCCCAAGAGGTATCGAGCATCAAATCTGATTTAACGGAGTACCCCGTGGCGTTGGAGATAAGTTCTGACCGTATGTTGGTCTCGGACGGGAGTGGGAGGCTCTACCTATCTGGCACCGAGGAGGTATATGAGCTAACCGATAAATCTGGCACCTTGATTCCTTGCCGGCTATTACATACACGCCAAACTGAAACAGGTTTAGAAGTACTCATAACAAGACGAGGGCCTATCCCCGACGCGGCGTCCAAGGATGCCCAGACGTATGAACTTGTGGCACTTCGATTGAGCTCGGGTACCCTTAGGGAGATATGGTCCCTACTAGGAACGAGTCTGCCCGCAGACATTCAATATGACCATGCATCTGAAGAGTACATTATTTCATCACCATCTCCCTTCCGGCCCTCCACAGCCCCCGAAGTCCTAGAACCAACGCCCACTAAAGACGAAATGGCACCTATCCCCCGCGCCGGGGAAAATCTTGATACAGCAAGTACTACCAATGACCAAACTACTCCTATTCCACCTCCGCACGCATACTCTTGGACACAAACGGAAGATTCGGTCACAGTCATGTTTCCTCTTCCCTCAAGCACCCCCAAATCAGCGATCAGAGTTACGCTGAGCAAATCATACCTAACTTTACATATTATCTCCTCCTCTGCTTCTTCTATCCCACTGCCAAAATATGCTCAATGCCCATGGTGGGCTGAGATCGACTCCGGGGCCTCTCTTTGGACCTGGGAACACACCCCAGACGAACGGGAATCCAAGGTCGGGCTTCTTACACTCCATCTGGAGAAGAAACATACCGAAACGAGGTGGTCGCATGTATTCAGCCAATCAAGTAACGAGCCAGAAGTTCCAGAAACACTTGATCCCTCTGAACTCGCAAACATTCGGGAAGCTCTCGAAAAATACACGTCAGAAATGGCAGGCGACATGCCAAGTTTAGCTAACCCGGATGCAGATGAGGAGTTGGATGCCCCGGGTCAAGTTGGGCAGCGAGTCTTGGTGATGCGGGTTGGTGCGCAAACAGGGAAGGTAGAGGTGGATCAGAGGGAAGTCTCTCTTCTTTCTTCTCCTGTTTCATCCCCAAAATCAGGACCCCCGTCACTGGTTGTGAGGCGAGATATAGACGGATTACTTTTTACTCGGTCTACTTCACATTGGGAACATGAATCGACCTACTCGGCACTTTCGTTTGTTCTTGCATCCAAAAGAGATACTCGCTTTGTTCTTCACCACAAAGACAAGATGGTCTTGGCTTTCGAGAGCGGGTCTACCCATGGCACGGGAAATGTTTACGTCTACAGGGGACACGGAAAGGCCAAGTCACAATTCTCCGAACAGAGTGTGTTGGGCATTGCAGACAAGGAGAGTGGGTCGCTTTTGGGAGTTGTAATGCTCAAAGAAGGAGTGTTTTGTTGCTTGTGCGAAAGGCGATTGATTGTATTGAAGGGAATTGTGTAA
- a CDS encoding Gly-Xaa carboxypeptidase, which produces MVPHLTPPPTPPTRTIHYACPHLPNACLASLSRTPPPEAAAARLVHTLRQEESSVLSLTADERFIYSGSQGMDIYVWDRHTFSHTASLQGHTDSVLALIHSPERQWLFSSSGDSTVRTWCTQTLSPLYTIVPHGESGDIFSLSYVHTPTQQRLIFGCQNTSLQWVDLSPSTLQPPSCQVGVGDVSPAGSIYGSFSSNAGLDNGTPSQNTPGAQTPISSSTPPKHKFFDSFPQPAGRPTAPQRPSTAVLTTASNLSLQRPSTPIATPKINKPTNCDGVNGAKVTEKDEDGPRIITVPPEHVVNSAHYGYIYCMALVRDANGDQLWELPPDNNPVLQHTFSREVPMALDPTAPSAEETDEDVGGAVLALAVRDGTIFAGGQAGRVAVWDVETVTLVRVLVAAEGVDVLSLSVLGQDLYACTADGYVHRWSSTFQHTAVYHAHSGIILSSIAIASSGVLITGAGDSSVKIWEVGGARGRRRGTSKDEWPSEPIDDIHEEDVLGLVYEEELQAEGADDPSNALIYALSKFVAIPSVSSAREDCKQAAVWLKKCFSQLGADSYLVSSAENVNSLVVATFRGRPPAPGAPRRPRILFYGHYDVISAPPLGWVSDPFKLSGHNGALYGRGVSDDKGPTLAVAFAVSSLLSRRMLDVDVVMLVEGEEEAGSAGFKGLFESVKDRVGEIDCILVSNSFWIDDVTPCVTYGLRGVVHSSIEISSERPDVHSGVEGGAIVEPMIDMVKVLATLASGSKVLIPSFYDKIRPQPEEERLLYEKIAEVTKTTPASIASRWSEPSLSIHSLNVSGPGNATVIPSSVKAKVSIRIVPDQDTDEIATSLVNHVNNAFEELQSPNVLKVQIDRTADWWLGELDDDYFRALEDAVRNEWQVEPLRIREGGSIPSVPFLEKALGCHALHLPMGQSSDQAHLQNERISVNNLRKGQAVVERFLASLGKRELS; this is translated from the exons ATGGTTCCTCATCTTACGCCTCCTCCAACGCCTCCAACGCGAACCATTCACTACGCGTGCCCTCACCTTCCTAATGCGTGTTTAGCTAGCCTTTCACGCACACCGCCTCCTGAAGCCGCAGCCGCAAGACTCGTTCATACACTGCGCCAGGAGGAATCGAGTGTTCTGAGCTTGACCGCCGATGAGCGATTTATCTACAGCGGAAGCCAGGGGATGGATATCTAC GTGTGGGACAGGCACACATTTTCGCACACGGCGTCGCTCCAGGGCCATACAGACTCGGTTTTGGCACTTATCCACTCTCCAGAGCGACAATGGCTATTCTCGTCATCCGGAGATTCGACAGTGCG GACATGGTGCACGCAAACCCTCTCTCCATTATACACGATTGTCCCACACGGTGAATCAGGTGACATCTTCTCCTTGTCATACGTTCATACTCCGACCCAACAACGCCTCATCTTCGGTTGCCAAAACACCTCCCTCCAATGGGTCGACTTGTCACCATCTACTctccaaccaccctcttgtcAGGTTGGAGTCGGTGACGTCTCACCAGCAGGAAGTATTTACGGGAGCTTCAGTTCCAATGCAGGACTAGACAACGGCACACCAAGCCAGAACACTCCCGGCGCCCAGACGCCAATTTCGAGCTCCACTCCTCCAAAGCATAAATTCTTTGACAGCTTTCCTCAGCCTGCCGGAAGGCCCACGGCCCCTCAGAGGCCAAGCACTGCCGTATTGACCACGGCATCCAACTTGTCATTGCAGCGGCCTTCAACCCCGATTGCGACTCCCAAAATCAATAAACCCACAAATTGCGATGGTGTAAACGGGGCCAAGGTGACAGAAAAGGACGAGGATGGGCCTCGCATTATTACCGTCCCGCCAGAACATGTCGTCAACTCTGCCCATTATGGATATATTTACTGTATGGCGCTGGTTAGGGATGCAAACGGCGACCAA CTGTGGGAGTTACCGCCTGACAACAATCCAGTCCTACAACACACATTTTCTCGTGAAGTTCCGATGGCTTTGGATCCAACAGCACCATCAGCCGAAGAGACCGACGAGGACGTAGGCGGCGCGGTTCTGGCCTTGGCCGTACGCGACGGCACTATTTTCGCCGGTGGACAAGCCGGGCGAGTTGCTGTATGGGACGTGGAAACTGTTACCCTTGTTAGAGTTCTCGTCGCGGCCGAG GGCGTGGATGTGCTCTCGCTCTCGGTTCTGGGACAGGATTTGTATGCGTGCACAGCGGATGGGTATGTCCAT CGCTGGTCTTCCACTTTCCAGCATACTGCAGTGTATCATGCCCACTCTGGTATAATACTATCAAGTATTGCCATCGCTTCTAGCGGCGTACTCATCACTGGCGCTGGGGATAGCAGCGTCAAGATATGGGAGGTTGGAGGTGCAAGGGGACGTAGACGCGGCACTTCGAAAGACGAATGGCCTAGTGAACCTATCGATGACATCCACGAAGAGGATGTACTGGGGCTGGTATATGAAGAAGAATTGCAGGCAGAGGGCGCTGATG ACCCTTCAAACGCATTGATCTACGCCCTGTCCAAGTTTGTCGCGATCCCCTCTGTGAGCAGTGCTCGGGAAGATTGCAAACAGGCGGCGGTGTGGCTGAAAAAGTGTTTCAGTCAACTGGGGGCCGATtcatacttg GTTTCGAGTGCTGAGAATGTCAATTCGTTAGTAGTAGCCACTTTCCGAGGTCGTCCACCCGCTCCGGGCGCCCCGCGCAGACCTAGAATTCTATTCTACGGCCACTACGATGTCATCTCTGCTCCCCCACTTGGCTGGGTATCCGACCCGTTCAAACTATCTGGACACAACGGCGCGCTGTACGGGCGTGGTGTTTCGGACGACAAAGGGCCGACGCTAGCTGTAGCATTTGCAGTTTCAAGTCTTTTGTCGAGGCGAATGTTGGATGTGGACGTCGTGATGTTGGTCGAGGGCGAAGAAGAGGCGGGAAGCGCTGGGTTTAAAGGGTTATTCGAAAGCGTCAAGGATCGCGTCGGGGAAATTGATTGTATTCTTGTCAG CAACTCTTTCTGGATCGACGACGTTACACCCTGTGTTACTTATGGTCTTCGAGGAGTCGTCCATTCGTCGATAGAAATCTCAAGTGAGCGCCCTGATGTGCATTCTGGTGTTGAAGGTGGAGCAATAGTAGAGCCAATGATTGATAT GGTCAAAGTGCTGGCTACCCTCGCGAGTGGATCTAAAGTTCTTATTCCCTCGTTCT ACGATAAAATCCGCCCTCAGCCCGAGGAGGAACGTCTTCTCTACGAGAAGATTGCAGAAGTTACCAAGACCACCCCTGCCTCCATCGCATCCAGATGGAGTGAACCGTCGCTGAGTATACATAGCCTGAATGTCTCGGGCCCCGGAA ATGCTACCGTTATTCCCTCTAGCGTCAAGGCTAAAGTCTCCATCCGAATCGTCCCAGATCAGGACACTGACGAAATCGCGACTTCTTTGGTCAATCATGTGAACAACGCATTTGAAGAGCTCCAGTCGCCTAATGTTTTGAAG GTTCAAATTGACCGCACCGCAGACTGGTGGCTCGGAGAACTCGACGACGACTATTTCCGTGCGCTAGAGGATGCAGTACGAAACGAATGGCAGGTCGAACCACTAAGGATTAGAGAGGGTGGT TCTATTCCATCCGTTCCTTTCCTTGAGAAAGCCTTGGGCTGTCATGCACTGCACCTTCCAATGGGCCAGAGCTCT GACCAAGCTCATTTACAAAATGAGCGTATTTCGGTTAACAATCTGCGCAAGGGGCAAGCGGTTGTCGAACGTTTCTTGGCTTCTCTTGGAAAGCGCGAGCTGAGCTAA
- a CDS encoding ribosomal protein L23, N-terminal domain — protein MATTKGTKKADPKGKKAPAGDAKAKGAKKAALKGTNGKAQRKVRTSVSFHRPKTLRLPRTPKYPRKSIPHAPRMDEYRTIVHPVVTESAMKKIEDHNTLVFIVDLKSNKRQIKAAVKKLYDVDIAKINTLIRPDGRKKAYVRLTPDHEALDVANKIGFI, from the exons ATGGCCACTACCAAGGGAACCAAGAAGGCGGACCCCAAGGGCAAGAAGG CCCCAGCTGGCGATGCCAAAGCCAAGGGTGCGAAGAAGGCAGCGCTCAAGGGCACCAACGGAAAGGCCCAGCGCAAGGTCCGCACCTCGGTATCATTCCACCGCCCCAAGACTCTCCGTCTCCCCCGTACT CCTAAATACCCAAGGAAATCCATCCCTCATGCGCCCCGAATGGACGAGTACCGCACTATTGTGCACCCTGTTGTTACCGAGTCCGCGATGAAGAAGATCGAGGACCACAACACCCTTGTTTTCATTGTCGACCTCAAG TCGAACAAGCGTCAGATCAAGGCTGCTGTTAAGAAGCTTTACGATGTAGACATTGCTAAAATCAACACCCTCATTCGACCAGATGGAAGGAAGAAGGCGTATGTACGGTTGACGCCTGACCATGAGGCTTTGGATGTTGCCAACAAG ATTGGCTTCATCTAA